The genome window AGGGCGCTCTCGAAGACAAAGTGCGCAGCCTGGGTGCCGGCGCCGACGATTATCTCGTCAAGCCGTTCATCTTCGAAGAGTTGATCGCGCGCATTCAGGCAAAGCTGCGCAGGCCGCAGTTGATCGAGGAGCAAGTGCTGCACTGGCACGACCTCTCCCTCAACACCGACACGCGCGAGGTTCGCCGGGGCAAGGATCCGATCGAGCTCACGCACCGAGAGTTCGATCTTCTCTCCGTCTTCATGCGCGAGCCGCGCCGCGTGTTCAGCAAAGACCACCTTCTCGAGCTCGTCTGGGGGCACGACTTCGAAGGTGGACCGAACATCGTAGAGACGTACATCTCGTACCTGAGAGCGAAGATCGATCGAGCGGGCGAACCCGGTTCCTTCATTCGCA of Candidatus Dormiibacterota bacterium contains these proteins:
- a CDS encoding response regulator transcription factor; translated protein: MTHARVAVVDDDRMIREMLELGLSREGFEVATAADGQAALELVRRFDPEVIILDIMMPKIDGLALLPMLREISHVPIVMLTAKGALEDKVRSLGAGADDYLVKPFIFEELIARIQAKLRRPQLIEEQVLHWHDLSLNTDTREVRRGKDPIELTHREFDLLSVFMREPRRVFSKDHLLELVWGHDFEGGPNIVETYISYLRAKIDRAGEPGSFIRTVRSVGYGLSQ